In Cystobacter ferrugineus, the following proteins share a genomic window:
- a CDS encoding LysR family transcriptional regulator, with amino-acid sequence MDDIASLPSPRLDIRDLRVVLALASARTTAQAASVLHLTQPAVSRALLAVEDKLGARLFDRTPRGLVPTEAGECLISGAAHLLVELGDLEQRVRAPVVSPMRIRLVCECYTAYHWLPSTLMNLRKSLPSLDVSLALEHTQAPVPALEAGEIDVALITSASVPRARLEERQLFSDEVVFVVSASHPLAARKTLTPADLRQHTLLTSQVPSSEGHWFLTRVFGRARPRLRFEKIPLTEAIIDVARAGLGIAVLSEWVAGPHLGKGDLVAKRLASGPLLRPWRLAWRREVGDAALRLLAALETTAPRGLLAG; translated from the coding sequence ATGGATGACATTGCCTCGTTGCCCAGCCCTCGCCTCGACATCCGGGACCTTCGCGTCGTGCTGGCCCTGGCCTCCGCCCGCACCACGGCGCAGGCCGCGTCCGTGCTGCACCTCACCCAGCCGGCGGTGAGCCGCGCGCTGCTCGCCGTGGAGGACAAACTCGGAGCGCGCCTGTTCGACCGTACGCCGCGAGGGCTCGTGCCCACCGAGGCGGGAGAGTGTCTCATCTCCGGCGCGGCGCACCTCCTCGTGGAGTTGGGCGATCTCGAGCAGCGCGTGCGCGCGCCGGTGGTCTCGCCCATGCGCATCCGGCTCGTCTGCGAGTGCTACACCGCGTACCACTGGCTCCCGTCTACCCTGATGAACCTGCGCAAGAGCCTGCCCTCGCTCGACGTATCCCTGGCGCTGGAGCACACCCAGGCGCCCGTCCCGGCGCTCGAGGCCGGTGAGATCGACGTGGCGCTCATCACGTCGGCGTCCGTCCCACGCGCGAGGCTCGAGGAGCGACAGCTCTTCTCGGACGAGGTGGTGTTCGTCGTGTCTGCATCGCACCCGCTCGCGGCGCGCAAGACGCTCACGCCCGCCGACCTCCGCCAGCACACGCTCTTGACGTCCCAGGTCCCCTCATCCGAGGGGCACTGGTTCCTGACACGCGTGTTCGGCCGGGCGCGGCCGCGGCTTCGCTTCGAGAAGATACCGCTCACGGAGGCGATCATCGACGTGGCACGCGCGGGCCTGGGCATCGCGGTGCTCTCCGAGTGGGTTGCCGGTCCGCACCTGGGCAAGGGGGATCTCGTCGCGAAGCGGCTCGCCTCGGGCCCGCTCCTCCGTCCTTGGCGCCTCGCGTGGCGGCGGGAGGTGGGTGATGCCGCGCTCCGCCTCCTGGCCGCGCTCGAGACCACGGCGCCTCGTGGGCTCCTGGCTGGCTGA
- a CDS encoding SDR family oxidoreductase, with protein sequence MTKNVLITGASRGIGRATALLAGRAGWNVAINYIGNTAAAESAVAEVIAAGGRAIAIQGDVSQEADVLRMFDEAEAAFGPLTSFVNNAGVLGPSMPLAEMDSSRLRRILEVNVLGALLAAREAARRMARLGPGSGAAIVNVSSLASRTGSPNEYVDYAAAKGAMDALTLGLSKELGRHGIRVNAVRPAFIETDIHASGGRPDRAQVLGAQTPLGRSGRPDEVAEAILWLLSDASSYVTGSFIDLAGGR encoded by the coding sequence ATGACCAAGAACGTCCTCATCACGGGTGCCAGCCGCGGTATCGGCAGGGCGACAGCGCTCCTCGCCGGTAGAGCCGGGTGGAACGTAGCCATCAACTACATCGGCAATACCGCGGCCGCCGAGAGCGCCGTGGCCGAAGTGATCGCGGCTGGAGGACGCGCGATCGCCATCCAAGGGGATGTGTCCCAGGAGGCCGACGTCCTGAGGATGTTCGACGAGGCCGAAGCGGCGTTCGGCCCCCTCACCAGCTTCGTCAACAACGCGGGCGTGCTGGGGCCGAGCATGCCTTTGGCCGAGATGGACTCCAGCCGGCTGCGGCGCATCCTCGAGGTGAATGTCCTCGGTGCCCTGCTGGCGGCGCGCGAGGCGGCAAGGCGCATGGCCAGGCTGGGCCCCGGCTCGGGCGCGGCCATCGTCAACGTCTCTTCCCTCGCCTCCCGTACCGGCTCTCCGAACGAGTATGTGGACTATGCGGCGGCCAAGGGGGCGATGGACGCTCTGACCCTCGGCCTGTCCAAGGAACTGGGCCGCCATGGCATCAGGGTCAACGCCGTCCGCCCGGCCTTCATCGAAACCGACATCCACGCCAGCGGCGGCCGGCCAGACCGGGCCCAGGTGCTGGGCGCCCAAACGCCACTCGGCCGCTCGGGAAGACCCGATGAGGTGGCCGAGGCGATCCTCTGGCTGCTGAGCGATGCCTCCTCCTACGTGACCGGAAGCTTCATCGACCTGGCCGGCGGCCGTTGA
- a CDS encoding winged helix-turn-helix domain-containing protein, with amino-acid sequence MLDVEVIEEPAAAAVALDAVKSQLLAQLVTPASAATLAARVGMARQKVNYHLRALEEHKLVRLAEERQWGGLTERLLVATASSYVVSPGALGPIAVDPERTADRLSASYLIALGARLVREVGSLWHRAREANKALATLAIDTEIRFRSPAERAAFTHELTQAVTALAARYHDASAPGGRPHRVVLAAHPLPTPTKETT; translated from the coding sequence ATGCTCGACGTGGAAGTCATCGAGGAGCCAGCGGCCGCGGCGGTGGCGCTCGACGCCGTCAAGAGCCAGCTGTTGGCGCAGCTGGTCACCCCCGCCTCCGCCGCGACGCTCGCCGCGCGCGTGGGGATGGCCCGGCAGAAGGTGAACTACCACCTGCGGGCGCTCGAGGAGCACAAGCTGGTGCGCCTCGCCGAGGAGCGGCAGTGGGGCGGGCTGACGGAGCGCCTGCTCGTGGCGACCGCGTCCTCCTACGTCGTGTCCCCGGGCGCGCTGGGCCCGATCGCCGTGGATCCGGAGCGCACCGCGGACCGCCTGTCCGCGAGCTACCTCATCGCGCTGGGGGCCCGCCTCGTGCGCGAGGTCGGCTCGCTCTGGCACCGGGCCCGGGAGGCGAACAAGGCCCTGGCCACCCTGGCCATCGACACGGAGATCCGCTTCCGCTCGCCCGCCGAGCGCGCCGCCTTCACCCACGAGCTCACCCAGGCCGTCACGGCGCTGGCCGCGCGCTACCACGACGCCTCGGCGCCCGGGGGCCGCCCCCACCGCGTGGTGCTCGCCGCCCACCCCCTCCCCACTCCCACGAAGGAA
- a CDS encoding Ig-like domain-containing protein — translation MSAPFDLGAVIRQVRLAYRQEGEGWRGGRSTYDVRADGDGLTLTPVRPEAEPVRGGSLKLGTARLTRGDVPVGTELARAHVEQDGHLSFTHDGYVEHLRNGEQDVEQSWRFEQAPAGEGDLLLRIPVEGLTFNGVTGSGLHFADGKTGLGVRYGHVSWVEEASGRRTLLEAEHVQGQLQVRVPTGLLASSAYPAALTTSISPEMGLDEPVPTWEPSHQTFPRVASNGTDYLVVWADERNASGSDIYGARVSGTGEVRDIAGLAISTAPERQYSPAVAFDGTDYLVVWADERNLPTATSQLDIYGTRVTSAGEVVTPSGLAISTAAGDQSYPRVASNGTDFFVVWTDERNLATTKADLYGTRVTSAGVVVTPSGLAISTATGDQYGPAVASNGTDYFVVWADQRTGVDQDLYGTRVTNTDTVISPSGLALTTATGGQYSPSVASNGTDYLVVWESAEDDIEALRVTGSGVVEGPPRIILDSSESRFSPEVTSNGTDYLVVWGYGSNSIPVNWGVGGARVTSTGEAVGLRSLGIYDHGRNNQLHPTVASDGTSYFVVWMDPPSTADNRFNVYGSRVVDGDVGMSLVKISTSANAQEQPAVASNGTDFLVVWEDQRGSDFDIYGTRVSGTGTVLDPSGLILSNRSSNQLYPSVASNGTDYLVVWQDFEGSALDIRGRRVTSTGVMPDGSDLLISTSSGNQRIPKVASNGTDYLVVWNDDRAGSTNTDVYGTRVKSTGEILNPSGIPIGTSPLDQEDTTVASNGTDYFVVWMLSLAGTNRDLQGARVTSTGAVLDASGLVLSATPTNKSNPAVASHGTDYLVVWADRSDGTTSDIHGTRVKSTGEVLDPSGLAVCKAANEQAFPALAFNGEEYLVTWSDKRDDTDWNLQGTRVLTTGEVLEPTGLLISGEPGAEMSAALAVNPQRKFFVVYSRFDASPGFGSERIRARFVSFSHPPRATPRRLTTSEDQALALTLSGFDPDGDTLTFAVVSSPSHGTLSGTPPRLTYTPAADFHGTDAFTFTVSDGETTSSPVPLDLDVMPVPDAPRANALSLSLHAGETVPVTLTGSDADGDSLTFALTSHPEGGVLAGTPPSLTFTPAQSFRGQTSFTFTASDGSATSAPATVTLDVVNRAPRSTFSVNNPFPYPGQLVGFTASASDPDGDALTYRWDFGDASPQASGASASHTYAAPGRYTVTLTVTDAFSTSVSETSTVEILNHGNGSDGPEEPASGCGCMAGTGSGAEAFLGLALLTGLTLRRRRLV, via the coding sequence CACCTCTCCTTCACGCATGACGGCTACGTCGAGCACCTGCGCAACGGCGAGCAGGACGTCGAGCAGTCCTGGCGTTTCGAGCAGGCACCCGCCGGCGAGGGAGACCTCCTCCTGCGCATCCCGGTGGAGGGCCTGACCTTCAACGGAGTCACCGGCAGTGGCTTGCACTTCGCGGATGGGAAGACGGGCCTCGGCGTCCGATACGGTCACGTCTCCTGGGTGGAGGAAGCCTCGGGGCGACGCACGCTGCTGGAGGCGGAGCATGTCCAGGGACAGCTCCAGGTCCGCGTCCCCACCGGGCTCCTCGCGAGCTCGGCCTATCCGGCGGCGTTGACCACGAGCATCTCTCCGGAGATGGGACTGGATGAGCCGGTGCCCACCTGGGAGCCGTCCCACCAGACATTTCCGCGCGTGGCCTCCAACGGCACGGACTACCTCGTCGTCTGGGCGGACGAGCGCAACGCTTCCGGCTCCGACATCTACGGCGCGCGGGTGAGCGGCACAGGCGAGGTGAGGGATATCGCGGGGCTGGCGATCTCCACCGCGCCCGAGCGGCAATACTCTCCGGCCGTGGCCTTCGACGGCACGGACTACCTCGTCGTCTGGGCGGACGAGCGCAACCTCCCCACCGCCACCTCCCAGCTCGACATCTATGGCACGCGGGTGACGAGCGCGGGCGAGGTGGTGACGCCCTCCGGCCTGGCGATCTCCACCGCCGCCGGCGACCAGAGCTACCCCAGGGTGGCCTCCAACGGCACGGACTTCTTCGTCGTCTGGACGGATGAGCGCAACCTCGCGACCACCAAGGCCGACCTCTACGGCACGCGGGTGACGAGCGCGGGAGTGGTGGTGACGCCCTCCGGCCTGGCGATCTCCACCGCGACCGGCGACCAGTACGGTCCGGCCGTGGCCTCCAACGGCACGGACTACTTCGTCGTCTGGGCGGACCAGCGCACCGGAGTCGATCAGGACCTCTATGGCACGCGGGTGACGAACACGGACACGGTGATATCCCCCTCCGGCCTGGCGCTCACCACCGCCACCGGCGGCCAGTACAGCCCTTCCGTGGCCTCCAATGGCACGGACTACCTCGTCGTCTGGGAGTCGGCGGAGGATGACATCGAGGCCCTGCGGGTGACGGGGAGCGGTGTGGTGGAGGGCCCCCCGCGAATCATCCTCGACTCGAGCGAGAGCCGGTTCTCGCCAGAGGTGACCTCCAACGGCACGGACTACCTCGTCGTCTGGGGTTACGGCAGCAACAGCATTCCGGTGAATTGGGGCGTCGGGGGCGCGCGGGTGACGAGCACGGGCGAGGCGGTGGGCCTCAGGTCCCTGGGCATCTACGACCACGGGCGCAACAACCAACTCCATCCCACCGTCGCGTCCGATGGGACGAGCTACTTCGTCGTCTGGATGGATCCCCCCAGCACGGCGGACAATCGCTTCAACGTCTACGGCAGCCGGGTGGTGGACGGAGATGTGGGCATGTCCCTGGTGAAGATCTCCACCAGCGCCAATGCACAGGAACAGCCGGCGGTGGCCTCCAACGGCACGGACTTCCTCGTCGTCTGGGAGGACCAGCGCGGCTCGGACTTCGACATCTACGGCACGCGAGTGAGTGGCACCGGCACGGTGCTGGACCCTTCGGGCCTGATCCTCTCCAATCGTTCCAGCAACCAGCTCTATCCGTCGGTGGCCTCCAACGGCACGGACTACCTCGTGGTGTGGCAGGACTTCGAGGGCAGCGCCCTGGACATCCGGGGCAGGCGCGTGACGAGCACGGGAGTGATGCCGGATGGCTCGGACCTGCTCATCTCCACCTCATCCGGCAACCAGCGCATCCCGAAGGTGGCCTCCAATGGCACGGACTACCTCGTCGTCTGGAACGATGATCGCGCCGGAAGCACGAACACGGACGTCTACGGGACGCGGGTGAAGAGCACGGGTGAGATCCTGAACCCCTCGGGGATACCCATCGGCACGAGCCCCCTCGACCAGGAAGACACCACCGTCGCCTCCAATGGCACGGACTACTTCGTCGTCTGGATGCTGTCGTTGGCCGGCACCAACAGAGACCTCCAGGGCGCGCGAGTGACGAGCACGGGCGCGGTCCTGGACGCCTCGGGTCTGGTCCTCTCCGCGACACCCACCAACAAGAGCAACCCGGCCGTGGCCTCCCATGGCACGGACTATCTCGTCGTCTGGGCGGATCGGAGCGACGGAACGACATCCGACATCCACGGCACTCGGGTGAAGAGCACGGGCGAGGTGTTGGATCCGTCGGGCCTGGCCGTGTGCAAGGCAGCGAACGAGCAGGCCTTCCCCGCGCTGGCCTTCAATGGTGAGGAGTATCTGGTCACCTGGTCGGACAAGCGCGACGACACCGATTGGAACCTCCAGGGAACCCGGGTGCTCACGACGGGCGAGGTGCTGGAGCCCACCGGACTGCTGATCTCCGGGGAGCCCGGGGCGGAAATGTCCGCCGCGCTCGCGGTCAATCCCCAACGGAAGTTCTTCGTCGTGTACTCGCGCTTCGATGCCTCGCCGGGCTTTGGCAGCGAGCGCATCCGCGCCCGGTTCGTTTCCTTCAGCCACCCGCCCCGGGCCACGCCGCGGCGCCTCACCACGTCCGAGGATCAGGCACTGGCCCTCACGCTCTCGGGATTCGATCCGGATGGGGACACGCTCACCTTCGCCGTGGTGTCTTCGCCCTCGCACGGCACGCTCTCCGGCACTCCGCCCCGCCTCACGTACACGCCGGCGGCCGACTTCCACGGTACGGACGCCTTCACCTTCACCGTGAGCGATGGAGAGACCACCTCCAGTCCCGTCCCCCTCGACCTCGACGTCATGCCCGTCCCGGACGCCCCCAGGGCGAACGCGCTGTCGCTCTCGCTCCATGCGGGAGAGACGGTGCCCGTGACCCTCACCGGCTCGGATGCGGATGGGGATTCCCTGACGTTCGCACTGACCTCCCACCCGGAAGGCGGCGTCCTGGCGGGCACGCCTCCCTCACTCACCTTCACACCCGCCCAGAGCTTCCGGGGCCAGACGTCCTTCACCTTCACGGCGAGCGATGGCAGTGCCACGTCGGCGCCCGCGACCGTCACCCTCGACGTCGTCAACCGCGCGCCCCGATCGACGTTCTCGGTGAACAATCCCTTCCCCTACCCAGGGCAGCTCGTGGGCTTCACCGCCTCGGCGTCGGATCCGGACGGAGATGCGCTCACCTACCGTTGGGACTTCGGCGATGCCTCCCCGCAGGCGAGCGGCGCGTCCGCCTCGCACACCTACGCGGCCCCGGGGCGCTACACCGTGACCCTGACCGTGACGGATGCCTTCTCCACTTCGGTCTCGGAGACCTCGACCGTCGAGATCCTCAACCATGGCAACGGCTCCGATGGCCCAGAGGAGCCCGCCAGCGGTTGCGGATGCATGGCGGGAACCGGAAGCGGAGCCGAGGCCTTCTTGGGTCTCGCCCTGCTCACCGGCCTGACCCTGCGACGCCGTCGCCTGGTGTGA
- a CDS encoding glutathione binding-like protein: MQLYFSPLACSLATRISLYEAGAEATYTEIDPKTKLTRDGKDFREVHPLGLVPTARTDDGELLMENAAILQYVAGRHSHANLAPTDELGRARLQQWLCFIGTELHKGLFAPLLDPKAPEAVKTYALEKGASRLSFVDEHLTGREFLLERFSVADAYLFTVLNWCMATPVDLKKWPALAAYSARLRERPSVAKAFAEERVLYMEELARHKAA; this comes from the coding sequence ATGCAGCTCTATTTCTCTCCCCTGGCCTGCTCGTTGGCGACCCGCATCTCCCTGTACGAGGCGGGCGCGGAGGCGACGTACACCGAGATCGACCCGAAGACGAAGCTCACGCGCGACGGCAAGGACTTCCGGGAGGTCCATCCGCTCGGGCTCGTCCCGACGGCCCGCACGGACGACGGCGAGCTCCTCATGGAGAACGCCGCGATCCTGCAGTACGTGGCCGGCCGCCATTCCCACGCGAACCTCGCGCCGACGGACGAGTTGGGCCGCGCGCGGCTCCAGCAGTGGCTGTGCTTCATCGGGACCGAGTTGCACAAGGGGCTCTTCGCGCCCCTCCTCGACCCGAAGGCCCCCGAGGCCGTGAAGACCTACGCACTGGAGAAGGGGGCGTCGCGCCTCTCCTTCGTGGACGAGCACCTGACCGGGCGCGAGTTCCTCCTGGAGCGCTTCAGCGTGGCGGATGCCTACCTGTTCACGGTGCTGAACTGGTGCATGGCGACGCCGGTGGACCTGAAGAAGTGGCCGGCGCTCGCCGCCTACTCCGCGCGTCTGCGCGAGCGCCCGAGCGTCGCGAAGGCGTTCGCGGAGGAGAGGGTGCTCTACATGGAGGAACTGGCGAGGCACAAGGCCGCCTGA